From the Apus apus isolate bApuApu2 chromosome 4, bApuApu2.pri.cur, whole genome shotgun sequence genome, one window contains:
- the SFTPD gene encoding LOW QUALITY PROTEIN: pulmonary surfactant-associated protein D (The sequence of the model RefSeq protein was modified relative to this genomic sequence to represent the inferred CDS: inserted 2 bases in 1 codon) yields MVQTLVLGFLAEDGSVSPRQCRQLASRQPFKILQTEKFMKLLCLICHISVDLTMPLLNPFSALXLSLLMVTSSINTDKTEEKIYSCAVIQCSAPAVHVLPGRDGRDGPKGEKGEPGQGLRGLHGSPGKMGPPRIKGDSGPQGEKGECGSVVTDDLLRQVTALEIKVQILEAELNRYKTALILKNIKSTGKKNICLNWKRRYFDNGKSLCVQAGSVLASPMNEAENTALKDLMRPSKNAYLGISDEQTEGRFMYLNGEAVTYTSWKAGEPNNVKNEDCVVIQDSGKWSDISCSDSHALIICELLS; encoded by the exons ATGGTTCAAACTcttgttcttggttttttggCTGAAGATGGGAGTGTATCTCCTAGGCAATGTAGGCAACTCGCTTCTAGGCAACCCTTTAAAATTTTGCAAACAGAGAAATTTATGAAATTACTCTGTCTGATTTGTCACATATCTGTGGACTTAACAATGCCTCTACTTAATCCCTTCAGTGCTTT GCTGTCACTGTTGATGGTAACAAGTTCCATTAACACAGATAAGACTGAAGAGAAAATTTATTCCTGCGCAGTAATTCAGTGCAGTGCTCCTGCAGTCCATGTCTTACCAGGCAGAGATGGAAGAGATGGTCCCAAAGGTGAAAAGGGAGAACCAG GACAAGGACTGAGAGGTCTACATGGTTCCCCTGGAAAAATGGGACCTCCAAGAATAAAAGGAGACTCAGGACCacaaggagagaaaggagaatgTGGAA GTGTAGTAACTGATGACCTGCTGAGACAAGTAActgctttggaaataaaagtACAGATTTTGGAGGCTGAACTAAATAGATATAAAACAG CTTTGATTTTGAAGAACATCAAGAgtactggtaaaaaaaatatttgtctcaactggaaaagaagatattttgaCAATGGAAAATCCCTTTGTGTGCAAGCTGGAAGTGTCCTTGCCTCTCCTATGAATGAGGCTGAGAATACAGCTTTGAAAGACTTAATGAGGCCTTCAAAGAATGCTTATCTGGGGATATCTGATGAACAAACTGAAGGCAGGTTCATGTATCTGAATGGAGAGGCTGTAACTTACACAAGCTGGAAAGCTGGAGAaccaaataatgtaaaaaatgaaGACTGTGTAGTAATACAAGACTCTGGAAAATGGAGTGACATTAGTTGTTCAGATTCTCATGCTTTAATTATTTGTGAACTCTTGAGTTGA